The following are from one region of the Corylus avellana chromosome ca1, CavTom2PMs-1.0 genome:
- the LOC132189801 gene encoding uncharacterized protein LOC132189801 produces MDLEKGVEAVNSSLVVHTGSLDLEKGVEAVNSSLVVHTGSLEGGAVLEPYVGMEFDSEDAARKFYVEYARRVGFVVRIMQRRRSGIDGRTLARRLGCNKQGFSPNQRGTVGPEKKPRPSAREGCRATILVRMEKSGKWVVSRFESEHNHPLVATANGFSTAGDKDKKIEELMRELEHQEQLCAAYREKLLSFMNNVEEQTEELSSKIQVIVDNVRKVESEVQKLSHHR; encoded by the exons A TGGATTTGGAGAAGGGAGTTGAGGCAGTAAACAGCTCTCTTGTAGTGCACACTGGTTCATTGGATTTGGAGAAGGGAGTTGAGGCAGTAAACAGCTCTCTTGTAGTGCACACCGGTTCATTAGAAGGAGGGGCAGTTCTAGAACCATATGTGGGTATGGAGTTTGATTCTGAAGATGCCGCAAGGAAATTCTATGTTGAGTATGCTAGACGGGTAGGATTTGTTGTGCGAATAATGCAACGGCGCCGTTCCGGGATTGATGGGAGAACGCTTGCCCGTCGACTGGGATGTAACAAACAGGGTTTCTCTCCTAATCAGAGGGGCACAGTTGGACCGGAGAAAAAGCCACGGCCTAGCGCACGAGAAGGATGCAGGGCAACTATTTTGGTGAGGATGGAAAAGTCTGGGAAATGGGTTGTTTCAAGATTTGAAAGCGAACATAATCATCCTCTGGTTGCTACTGCCAATGGGTTCAGCACAGCG GGTGATAAGGATAAGAAGATTGAAGAACTTATGAGGGAGTTGGAACATCAGGAGCAGTTATGTGCTGCTTACAGAGAAAAATTACTGAGTTTTATGAATAATGTTGAGGAGCAAACGGAAGAACTGTCCTCAAAAATCCAAGTTATTGTTGACAATGTGAGAAAAGTAGAATCGGAAGTCCAAAAACTTTCCCACCATAGATAG